A genomic region of Oncorhynchus mykiss isolate Arlee chromosome 16, USDA_OmykA_1.1, whole genome shotgun sequence contains the following coding sequences:
- the LOC110491132 gene encoding prickle-like protein 2 → MSLEMEKSVTKLMYDFQGNSTSDDDSGCALEEYAWAPPGLSPEQVHQYYGSLPEDRVPYVNSPGEKHRIKQLIHQLPPHDNEVRYCNTLDDEEKRELKLFSNQRKRDNLGRGNVRPFPLSISGAICEQCGGQINGRDIVVFASRAGHGLVWHPHCFVCCMCEELLVDLIYFHQEGKIYCGRHHAERLKPRCCACDEIIFADECTEAEGRHWHMKHFCCYECEAPLGGQRYIMKDGHPHCCNCFESLYAEYCDACGEHIGIDQGQMTYDGQHWHATEECFCCARCKRSLLGRPFLPKQGQIYCSRSCSAGQDPDESDSSDSAFQSARSRESRHSTKIIKQDHRNTEKERRQPAPMPDRLSVEVDPLSIHMDRLSLGSIQTPSRTPSRTPSRTPSLNQVWMSRDEPYPPAYEAAYEGSPRDPSPTPTPLLLGPCNPRQGYSPSPKLHPPTQSSGNPGKRPESWVKEQGNTKRTPMAALRGQSFQDNWIHHSQDEFRPPKLRTQMSFNEVSSQGQGFSDKRSISMHGFQRDSRPPLTRNAMSNGISFTEPLTPLEQTPRGSMESLALSNATGNSLDGVNKRQEHLSRFSMPDLSKDSGMNVSEKSNMGTLGSPVQFRSSESLTSSRLYRNLNAPVQVGYPLGYWDAPQPLAFEGKGRVALMGSSGNLRMPPMIERTPRRRPNEPEPIRQQQLPTQPRRRKHRGNGNDGNGNHRNSGRHHRRSRRSRSDNALHLAADRANHMMEPPHRRIQEDYDRFPAGRTARDLFGVGGMGGYRQQPYRPCPRTTSDLTLHNAVGGGGIQPLGLGGPYCGGEGYGEGADPWCSSCSSSSESEEDEGYFLGEPIPRPIQLRYLNNEELRHRYSPTGVGGMGGHHGPIHGPLHGGNHGQLHGQLQMRQRRKSKNCTIS, encoded by the exons ATGTCTCTGGAGATGGAGAAGAGTGTCACTAAGTTGATGTATGACTTCCAGGGGAACTCTACCTCTGACGACGACTCAGGCTGCGCACTGGAGGAATACGCCTGGGCGCCCCCTGGTCTCAGCCCTGAGCAG GTGCATCAGTACTACGGTTCTCTACCTGAGGACAGGGTGCCGTATGTGAACAGCCCAGGAGAGAAGCACCGCATCAAACAGCTGATTCACCAGCTGCCCCCGCACGACAACGAG GTCCGATACTGCAACACACTGGACGACGAGGAGAAGAGGGAGCTCAAGCTCTTCAGTaaccagagaaagagggacaacctGGGAAGAGGCAATGTCCGCCCCTTCCCCTTGTCCATCAGTGGGGCCATCTGTGAACAG tgtgggGGCCAGATAAATGGACGGGACATTGTGGTGTTTGCATCGCGGGCAGGCCACGGCCTGGTGTGGCACCCTCACTGCTTCGTGTGCTGCATGTGTGAGGAGCTCCTGGTGGACCTCATCTACTTCCACCAAGAAGGGAAGATCTACTGCGGCCGGCACCATGCCGAGAGGCTCAAACCCCGCTGCTGTGCCTGTGATGAG ATTATCTTTGCTGATGAGTGTACGGAGGCGGAGGGCAGGCATTGGCACATGAAACACTTCTGCTGCTATGAGTGTGAGGCTCCGCTGGGCGGCCAGCGCTACATCATGAAGGATGGACACCCACACTGTTGCAACTGCTTTGAGTCCCTCTACGCAGAGTACTGTGACGCCTGCGGTGAACACATAG GCATTGACCAGGGCCAAATGACATATGACGGGCAGCACTGGCATGCCACAGAGGAGTGTTTCTGCTGTGCCCGCTGTAAGCGCTCCCTCCTGGGGCGCCCCTTTCTGCCCAAACAGGGACAGATCTACTGCTCACGCTCCTGCAGCGCCGGACAG GACCCAGATGAATCTGACTCCTCGGACTCGGCCTTCCAGAGTGCCCGCTCCCGTGAGTCCCGCCACAGCACCAAGATCATAAAACAGGATCACCGAAATACCGAGAAGGAGCGTCGCCAGCCAGCGCCCATGCCTGACCGTCTGTCTGTCGAGGTGGACCCCCTGTCTATCCATATGGACCGTCTGAGCCTTGGCTCCATCCAGACACCCAGCCGAACCCCCAGTCGCACCCCAAGCCGCACCCCTAGTCTCAACCAGGTGTGGATGAGCCGGGACGAACCTTACCCCCCAGCATACGAGGCAGCCTATGAGGGCTCCCCGCGGGACCCCTCTCCAACCCCCACGCCCCTGCTCCTGGGCCCGTGTAACCCCAGGCAGGGCTACAGCCCCAGCCCCAAACTCCACCCCCCAACCCAGAGCTCTGGCAACCCAGGGAAGAGGCCTGAGTCCTGGGTTAAAGAGCAGGGCAACACCAAGAGGACGCCCATGGCGGCATTGAGGGGCCAATCCTTCCAGGACAACTGGATCCACCACAGCCAGGACGAGTTCCGGCCACCCAAGCTGAGAACCCAGATGAGTTTTAACGAGGTGTCCAGCCAAGGCCAGGGCTTCTCAGACAAGAGGAGCATCAGCATGCATGGCTTCCAGAGAGACAGCAGGCCCCCCCTGACCAGGAACGCCATGAGCAACGGCATTAGCTTCACAGAGCCCCTCACCCCTCTGGAACAAACCCCTCGAGGATCCATGGAGTCTCTGGCCCTGTCCAACGCTACAG GTAACTCTCTGGATGGAGTCAATAAGCGTCAGGAGCACCTGTCCAGGTTCTCCATGCCAGACCTTAGTAAGGATTCTGGGATGAATGTGTCTGAGAAGAGCAACATGGGGACACTGGGTTCCCCTGTCCAATTCCGCAGCTCTGAGTCCCTGACCTCCTCTCGGCTGTACAGGAACCTGAATGCGCCCGTGCAGGTGGGGTACCCCCTGGGGTACTGGGACGCCCCCCAGCCTCTGGCCTTTGAGGGTAAAGGTCGTGTGGCCCTGATGGGGAGTAGTGGCAACCTCCGCATGCCCCCCATGATTGAGAGGACACCTCGTCGTCGGCCCAATGAGCCAGAGCCCATACggcaacaacaactaccaacGCAACCACGGCGACGGAAACACCGCGGCAACGGTAATGATGGAAACGGCAACCACCGCAACAGCGGTCGCCACCACCGGCGCTCTCGACGCTCACGCTCTGACAACGCCCTCCACCTGGCGGCCGACCGGGCAAATCACATGATGGAACCACCACACCGTCGCATTCAGGAGGACTACGACCGTTTCCCCGCCGGCCGCACCGCCCGGGACCTGTTTGGGGTTGGGGGCATGGGTGGTTACAGACAACAGCCTTATAGACCCTGCCCTCGCACCACCTCAGATCTCACCCTGCACAATgcagtggggggtggggggattcAGCCACTGGGCCTGGGGGGTCCATACTGTGGTGGAGAGGGGTACGGGGAGGGGGCAGACCCCTGGTGCTCCAGCTGCTCCTCGTCCTCTGAGTCTGAAGAAGATGAGGGGTACTTCCTGGGTGAGCCCATCCCCAGACCTATCCAGCTACGCTACCTCAACAATGAGGAGCTGCGCCACAGATACAGCCCTACAGgagtgggagggatggggggcCACCATGGACCCATACATGGACCCCTACATGGAGGAAACCACGGGCAGCTGCACGGACAGCTACAAATGCGCCAGAGGAGGAAGAGCAAGAACTGCACCATCTCatag